The Neodiprion lecontei isolate iyNeoLeco1 chromosome 6, iyNeoLeco1.1, whole genome shotgun sequence sequence TGATCCACTTTTGATGATAGTTTCAAAGTGTGCTTTCAAAACATTTtctgataataatagtaggaattaattttttaacatattCTTGTCCTCCATTTTAAGATCTCCAGTGGAGCTCTTTGACGAATACAAAACAACAGGGGTTATGTTCAAGCCTGCTGTTACTAAACCCAAAAAAGTAAtatcggtgaaattttatGGCTACAATCACCATATAACGAAACGTTACGAGGATTATTTCGAAGATATTTTCCAACATTCGCGTCAGAATGATACAGCTCCGGATTTTCATGGGTCTttcaaattgaagaattttaaatgtatacaataataaatgattttgCACGATAATGCGACTTCtctataaatattatattaatgtatagaCATGAGGGCTGATTGTTCAATTGCCCAAGTAAAATTCACCCACTACTTGAAAACTAACTATAATATACTGATTGTTGAAGGCCTTCTAATAGCATCACAAAGGTATGTCAAAGACACATGAGAGTCAGGTCGGTTTATATTGTATGCTGGTTTAAGAAACATCTTCataaatcaatttattgtcattACCTTAGAAaccattaaattttttttgcagcaAGCATACAGTCTTGATCTGAAAGTTGTTGTATCAGGAACTGTGCACGTAATTCCACGCAAgctatattttcttcaataataGTTCTCACAAGTGTggccttttttttctaaaacaataattaataacataTAGACAGGTCATACTTATTTTATACGACCAAAGTATAAGGCTGCAAAATTTTAAGCTCGGGAGTAGTTTTTTGTGGATGATCCAGTCTTAAGATTCATGAAATATTGTTATAGAATTTCATActtttcgaaataaatattaaaaagaatataaatttttatttttattttccgctCTAGCTCATGAACAACAGTGTTCAAATGGAGACGCGCACAAAGgagtgtggaaaaaaaatttattcatgatCATGTACCCGTGaaactttttatacatataaatttgTTAAGTCTGTcttataaaatcaaaaaataaattaaaaataaaataactcaatttattgtaaaaaccaCGAAATTTTGTAGTAATAATTCATCATGTAAAAGTAGCGCGTCCTATTAAGTGTTGCaacctcgttttttttttttttaaatcattcttttttatttagagtttaatttaaagaaaaaataataataagacgCTAATTTtgttatgtatataaaatataggggaatttaatcttttccaaATAATACTGTTGCTACAAGTAGTCATTCATCGGACAAAAGAGTTCGCAAAAACAATTCTGGGACgtaaacaattgaaaattttcacatggTAAAATGTGTACAGTCTAACGTCCCTTAAACgtttgataaattaaaaatatgagaaCTGCTTCAAAATGCTTAATGCAAGCTGtattacatacctatatatatcataattaaAGATGTGGCCAATGTCGGTAATTGGTAAAGCTGTCACTTATTTAGTGTTTCATTTCACGCaaaactaaaatttttatgacctTGTTATTAGAACTGATAACTTTTTCATTCATGATTCATTcaggtttatttatttattttttatttcttgatcAAAAAAGACCTTTGAAAATTAGAAAGTGTTGTATCGCTTCGGAAGAACTACTTGTAGGCTACAAATTACGCAGTGGTATATTTCGTTGCAGAAGTGCtgcttcaaaaattttcaaatgcgGCAACTTTGAATGCGAACCCTTGTATGAATTTTCTTGGCATTGACCAGAAATTAATGTTCTTGTATACTGTATTAAATAAAAGCGACtatgaaatgtaatttttaccTCCAGCATCTGATTTTCCAGAACAAGTTCAATTATTGCAACCCTATCGACTTCTTCGGGGGTACAGGGGACTGCTATGGGCTTACTTCTTTCAAAGTCCTTATTCGTCAAAAGTTCGGCCAATCGTTTTATTTCACCTCGCTCTTCGGCAATACGCGATCCTAGTGATTCCTGCATTGCTAATAATTCGCCATAGATCAGCCGTTCTCTCAGTTCCTCGTCACTATCGAGAGATATCTGTCGAGCTTTCACTTTAATAAAACAGGTATAAATCACATTTTCTAGTGTGCGATAAACGTCATTtggaattaatatttttaacaaatacacgtttcaatcaaaatattatacatacaaatttgCAAAGTTTCCCCACTGTTTCGATTAACTACTTCGTCTGGTGTTAGTTCATTAGCTGATGCATCCAGTTTTTCTTGGATGCATTTAGTTTGCGAAACGTGTTTACTTGCAGGCAGCATACCTAATTTCTCATTCACTTCAGGTGTATCACATTGGTCGTTTGATTCGTCCATACTTTGAGAACAACTTTCTTTATGGGCTACAACAGCCATAGGCAATGGCTGATAATCAGCTTTGATGTAACTATTATCTTCCTCAGGAACGATCTTAGCTTTGTGCAAACTGATATCAAGATTACCCTCGTCGCCTAACTTCAAATCTTCTTCTAAACTTTTGTGCGTTGATCCCTCCAATTTTTGCACAGTTTTGTATTTTCTCTACAAGTGTAATAAGTCTACAATCTGTACTACTATTTTCAAACCTACAGGATGAGTGTCATTTCCAAAACAAACATTTCACAAACATTCCAAACTaagaaatgaatattaatttacttATACTCATTGGCTAGTTTGCTGATACTGAGATTTGATTAATATTCTTTTCCTTTCCGgaatctgtatttttttcgtgaaattgCGAAACCTCTCACCTTGAGCTGCGTTATGAGACGCTGCACTTCCCACAATTGTTCCTCTCTCAATTTGGTTACAAATCCTGCGTTCATTTGCATATGAATTTGAGACAGCAATGATTCTTGTTTGGCCAACTCGGCAGCTATGGCATCCATAGTGTCTGGTAAGTTTGGACTACCAGAGGCCAATGGTGGAATATACTTGGATAATTCAACATTTGCAAATAATGCTTTGCAATGTAACAGCAATGCCAAGAGTAGTCGATGGCTCATTTGCAAAACTGGACTCAGTGTCATTGCAATAGACTGAGCATTCATTTTGGTAGttttttcctaaaatttaATAAGAACCTTGTTTCATTGAGCATTACAAGGAATATTTACTCCTGAACACTCACATGTGCAGTGAGGTGATCTAAATGCAAGATCACCCATGCCAAAAGAGTCTTGTTACACTTGGGTAGTTGACTTATCAAATCAATTAGCTGCGTTTCTCTCAAAGCAACTTCTTTCAATGAAGCTGCCTGTTCAAATCGAGATACAACTTCGCCATTTTCAAGTATTGGTTCCGGCAACTCTCTGCAAGGTAGGAGACAGAAATCCTGATTACTCCACGTAATTACGTACCtggtatattttcatttttattgaacAATATTTCAGTCAGAATTTAATTACAACCTGAGAAATAGTATCAACAAACTTGTAGCCACCATGGGATCAAACTCTGACATATCTACTACTTCTCGTTGATTGTAAAGTTTTCGCAGATGTTGGACCTTGGATTTTACTGCTGAAACTTTGTATAGTCCATCCACAGTCATACCTGGAAGCGATAACGAGAAAATTTGCAGATACATGTAAGCGTTGCAGTGTCAggccattttgaaatttcgactgGAGAATACCAGAGTTGATCAGCtacagataatttttttgtcgctATAAACGGAGTGCTCGAGCGGACCTGAGCTATATGATGTTCTCTCCCTAATAGACAATAATAGacttgaataattgaataacaTTTATATGTCACTCAAGTCGATGATTACACAGGAGACTTTTAAATGCCTCTTCTAGAccttgatatttttatactgcAAAAGCACTTCCACACAAATTGACCATCAAGATGAAGTACATGAGCCTGGCCGTCTAGCCAGTTGTCACTAAATAttcaaagatataattattgatgCTATTGACTTGCCATATTCTTCAATGTAATCAATGCAATTTCTTACAACCAATGGAAGCTCCACTCCGTCATGACAACGGCCTCTTTCCACAGCCATTTGAAGAGCAACGCCAAAGATTGGTTGTTCTTCTGAAACATGTTGATCAATAAagattgattaattttttattggtATATCACCCCAATCACAGGGCTTCAGTATTCTCTGCAGTTGTCTTACCACCAATATCAACAGTTTCTTCCCaatgttttccttttttgcGATCCTTCAACTTTTGTTTAGATTTCTCCTTATCTTTATCTTTACGTTTCTCTTTGTCCGTATCCTTGTCgtctttgtctttttttttcctctctctctctttatctgtTTCCTTTTCCTTACCATCTTTTTCTCTGGATTTCTCTCGCTTTTCCTTCTTAGATGGGAACTTGAATGTTTTAGACTTTTTTGACTTCGATGGACTCCTAAGAAATGTATACATTAAGAAGTACAATGCGTACAATATGAAAAGATGGCCAAACACATTTATCTTTCgttagatatatatacatataaattcaaaaacgttTGTGTAGGATGGGGATTTATAAGTCCCTTTTACAtctattttgtaaatatatcgCAAGTCAATAGATGCGATACGCAGAAGCCGTTAACTCATTTGTAATAGTCTCAACCATATAAGATACTAATTTCATATCTAAACCTACAAGAACTGTCTTGAGTGAGTGTGCATAGCTAAATAACATGTGGAAATGTTATTAGGTAAGAAATTAATTGCTTGTCTCTTGTACGtagtaaataaaaacttttatcaCAAAATATAGGTTTGTTAAGTAAATTAGAGCAAGTATAATCAACAAAATTAAGTCACCGCAACTAGAAACAAAGCAGTTGATAGACATATTCGTTAAGcactcttatttttttcaagcaaaaACAGAGTAGCTGGGAATAGTATTTACGTAAAGAAAATATGAGGGCCATGCATCTCTGAGTGATGACAGAAGCTATTAATTTCAGAATCTCAGCCAATCGACAGGCAACAGCTAATGGGCTGCAAACGTAATTAGATCTACCATGCTAATGTTGATTAAGAATATGTAATAGTGAGCACCCTTACAAGGTTTAGcgtgatagaaaaaattcactaaaaGCGATTATGAGGAATTACGGAAGATTTCAAGCAAAACAGAAATCAGTAATTGTAATAGTAGGTTGTGCACCAAAGAAGCAAAGTAGATCTTTTCACGCCAAGCAcaagtttgcaatatgagATGTAAGTGAGCATGTTTACGCAAGCCGAAGacaaatattgcaaatacgtgAGTCAAAATATAATTTCCCTCCATGGTGCACATAATACTTTACGTAATAGAAGTGTGGctcacaatttttatttttaaccaagTACGAAAAAGAGCACTTTGAAATACTAGGATGTTTTTGTGTACTTTTACATACTTCGATGCTCTTTATTTATACTGTCGTAAAAGTGATTGCTTTACATCCGGAAAAGACGTAAAAAAAAGACGCGTAATCCATATTAGTATTATATAAGACACTTTTGTTGCCTTCAATACATCTTCGCAAATGTACATCATTCAGCGATTTGaatgataattattgaaattaattccGTGGACAAATATGTGTTGAATAGCAGGCAACAATTCAATAAACTGAGATATCTGATTGAGAAAGTATCATAATTAGAGATAACATCTGATAGATGTTGTCTTCTATTTTTTCCATGATATactaaaaaaatgaatataatttctGCATGAAAGGCATTATTACTATAAAGGCATAAGTATTACAATACTTAGTTTCGATGTCTTCTTCTGGGGAGCTTTCACCCTCTAGCGTAGCATATCCACGATcctttttgtcttttttgtCCTTACGTTTGCCAATGAGAAGTTCCTTCTTAGACGGCCTATCGTGTCCATCGTCACTAACTTTCCAAcataaatattgtttgaaCTAGtggtttgtttgatttttaaaactataaatttcaagtcgaATGTCAGACACTACAGGTGTCATTAAAAATGCTACGCTTCAATACTTAGAACTACACGCAAGTCTCGTGAACCTTGTGTAGCTCTACACAGAAGTTTGGCCTACATGTATATGTCCGTTACAAGTTATATAACTCGATGAAGATTTATTCAACTCTCGAGAAAATTGGGAGATTTATGCCGAAATAGGAACATAGTTTCCACAGGAGGAATGTAATACTatcgcgcgcgcgcgcgtgtgaaTATGCGTGTGCGATTTCTGCAAGCAAAAAATGAGCCCGTGCTCCTAGGATGAAGAATCATTAATATCTTACAGTCGCTTTCATTGCTCTTTCTCCCGGATTCCGAAGCGTACAAGCCAggaaaatctttttcaacatCAGGGCTTTCGAAATCCATCTTTATACAATTATGACTTTTCTTGTAAACGTGTTGACTGTTTGAGAAATCTGCAACCTCCAGGCATGTCGCAATATTCGACAGTTCTTTGTTCCGTCTTTTCCTTCAAAATGATTGTAGGTTTTCACTTGTTTGACAGTAGCTTGACATTGATTGACGGATGCAACATAGTCAGTTTGGTCAGGTTTGGTCGGTGAACAGTGAATCTACAATGAAGACCGTTGGTCAGTCAACGTGAAGATGCAGTTCATACTCTACTAAAGGGCGCTGGCCTTATGGGAGATGGTGTGTCAGGAAAATTGGATGGCAAGTTACCGACTAGGGCCTCGTATAAAGGTCGGACAATTCCAATTTAGAGGCCCTATTTGGTAGTAGGTTTGTTCGTGCTAGCTACACTTTCTACACTTTCGTGGGGGTGTACACTTGCGCGTTCGTTTTAGCGGACGTGACGTCGGATGGCGCTGTTTGTTTTACAAATGTCACTAGACTTTCGTTACACTTtggccgtgttcgaaaattgactgacacCACTGTCGGCAATCTTTTATCTCATTTGCGCTGCCGAGTTCATGGACAGCTCTGTCTCTTTCCTAGGGAATTTTTAGTACTGgcagtcaatttacgaacacggccTAGGTTTGTTCGTGCTAGCTATACTCTACACTCGCGAGTGTAAAAAGAACTAGGGTAGTGTACTAGGGATTGCTGAGGAGTGTGTAACGtccgaccggaacgtccgtatgttttatcgattattattactgcatgttacttttatcaactaaccaaactctaagtacgagaatcttgtaaccataagaaattaaaacaactgtctaactatttggaatacccctagatggaaataactatgaaattcactagccAAGGCTTAcaaaccatgttacgagatcttcgtaCTACAGAgaactataatattattatacgttattatatatcactatcacattaacactataattaactaacacaattatacccaattattatatagcactcagcaatgccatttgtgcattcggagcTGAGAGCTATACTTAAGCAACATACGCTTTACTATATAGCCTGGAgtatagaagactgtaaaaccatagataaatgcataaccaatataatgtaaagatagcactgctgcaataACCCATAAAACCAGAGACTGCAAAACCATCAAACCGTGAATGCTAATTACCCAGCATGAACTATACCTTCTTCCGCAacgccgtattgtaggcaacacgcgcaacgttttgaaggcaatgcagatctccaatgtggagccatacAGAGCCTTACCTAGAGAATACATTAGGAaacttaccgacgaaacgaaaacgttctagaagcttccaagccgatttatatcaatataagaattaacaacTACAGAAGGGAATCATATACAaaagcacacatgtaaacctgctctaaagctatgaatcatcaaattactaagtaccctaaatctgttaagatagttataacacaaacaactaaagatattcgcagcagcgtgattctaataatgctaaacaaataacaaactatgttcataaacaattgctattgtactccagattaacaacgacagtagtcgactttaatacatatgcaattctatatagatacaactataaaactaacaacgacagtagtcgactataatacatatacaattctatatagatataactataaaactaacaaacgacaggtaaccaaaatgaaatatgggcTTTGTAACGAGCAAGATAGCAAAAACATTCAGAGGTAGACAGGTAGTTAAGTGGCTGACGGGCGCCACAAAGGggctggcgccacaaagggggctggcgccacaaagggggctggcgACACAACGAAAAGCTCACGCAGTTCGGAGAACTACGGAACCAAGTCCACGCACCTACACCACCGCACCAAGCAGCGATATACCATACGTAAAAACctacaatatagtaatagctaaagaaataagatcacaggcgtgcatgcggcgaagatgtcgtgccctaattagaattcctagaaaagaggggaggtgcgcaaaggcgaccaaaaaactagagagggggatcgttctgcgcaacgatcgacccCTATAAAAAGGGCGACCGATCACTCGATCGCTCTCTTGTGTTTCTACCTCCAGATTCGTCATCTAgttccggtacagtctcgcggtaaaatcctttagccttttgcattaaaactttcatacaacgttactctgcccaaaagttCAGCGAGCTTCAACTCCATTTTTACTAAGTCTAAGATCTTACACTGTGTAACTCTGCGTTTGTgacttttaaatatcaaacttataaaataaaccaagttagtcaaaatatccaaatatattaaagtCAGTTATTCCACTAAAacctctcaccaatctacaAGTCATCGCATCCAGAATACTCTCAAAAAGGTAAgccaaattaaatcttttatccaacaatttctccctcttcggttcgttcgactagagcgacagaatgcccgttgtccggtgtatttcaatacttaatcggtaattggtgacccaaactactgatgtgagtctggCTGTAACTGTGTGTGAATGTTTCCGGTGTCTAACATCTGGAGATTTCCACTAGGTACCGTTCCGACGTcacatatcaaaaattttctggtgCATCGGCCGGGAAGACCAAACGTTATAAtcgcgaaaaactttttgtgACGCGAGTAGCGACCGACGGACGGCGGAATTTTTGCGCGCTACCAACACGAACTGAAAATCACCCTAATCTCGCtcgatttaataaaatgactAAACGAACTCGAATTTGAATACCCGTTAACTCGCCAAAATCCTAAAAATCAATGAGTCAATCAAGAATTTTTCCATCCGCTCTGGAAATTTCCCATTCAAATATTACTTCAATATCGCAACTACTGGGATCTTGTATCGCCGAGATCCCTCGTTTTCATCGAAATACTCTGTCGAACCAGGATTTCAACCTTTAATCGAAACCTCTGACAAATACCCTTTGTTCTCATAACGAATGCTCCcaaaatcgaacgaaataAACGGAGGAAAACGCGGAACCATAGCGAAGCTTTGGGAACAATATACTCAGCCGATTATATTAAGCGATCCGCACGAAATCCCGGACTCTGTAAAGGAGCCTTATCTCAATAAACCGCAGAATTCTAACCACACCATCAGAACTTCTGAAGATATTTGCTATTGCAAGGGAAATACAGAAGaacgaataaaagaaagaaataagctGTTCGAGCCCCCAACGCGACCCAGAACGATTAGCGAAGAAGACGCAAGGATTAGGAAAAAggcgaaaattatttctaaatacCTCCCGTTCAAACTTCCAACGATTCCTACCTCCTTTTCTCCGACACGGGatctaaaattcaaaataaaccTTATTAACAAAAGATTGTGCAATCCCAACATTAAATGGGAAAGGAAGACCCTCCTGCCGATAAAAAACGCACAGCCGTAGTACATAGTCCGCCTTCAGACCGACGACTCAGATCACAAGTTAGTACGCAGGGCACCCAATTATTCGAAGgacaattagaaaatttagagGAGACGAACGCGTCGGGAACCTCAGGTCTAAATCCTGAACAGTCGCAAATCTCCAGCCAAAACTCTAAttcaacgaataaaaattctccggAGAACtcgagaaaaacagaaaaacccACTCAAATACTTATTCAAACGCCTGATTCGGAAAACCAATCCCAAACACATATTAAGATTCCTCAGGAATTTAAAATGGTGAGCGAACCCGTTGCAAGTACAGGCGCAACCGCCTTACCAGCACCGACTTATCATTATATCTCAATTAAGGATGCCTTAGAGGCAGTCCCGGTGTTTGACGGCAATCCGTCCCAGGTTAGAAGTTTTGTGCAGGGATGCAAGGATGCACGCGAAATGGTCCCGCCTCAAGTCGAATTAAGCCTCGCGCGAATAATACGTAATAAAATCAAGGGAGTAGCTCGACGTGTGATCGAGAACGAACGGTTCGATACCGTAGACGAATTAACCGCGCGAATAAATGAGCTTTATGGACCAGCGAAATCCGTTAATCTGTGTCAGGGTGAACTagggaaaattttccaaagacAGAATGAAGACGTCGTGACGTACGCCTCAAGGGTACGTGAAGCGATGGAAAATATAAGACAGGCATTCTTGCAAGAACAACGTACAGacgatttcgaaatttttacgcgAAATACCGAAGCGGACGGCAAAGCCGCTTTTCTGCGCGGATTAAGACCTGAAATCGACGGAAAAATCCCCACAATACCCGGTACTCTGAAAGACCTGGTCGACGCGgctatgaaaatagaaaaacaggagaaaattaaaatccaaCTTAGACGAGGAGATCAACCTAGCACAATTCAGGACGCTACGATAAATTACGCGATGTTTCAACCATATAATTGCGTTGTGTGTGGAGCAAACGACCACGATAAATACGATTGCCAATATAATTCAGATAAAAGCTATTACGACCACCGTAAACCTCGGAATCAGACTTATGTTATCCAAGGTAATCGAGCAGACtatcgaaataattataacacaaGAGACACTTATTCGGATCCCCGACGTAACTCGAACACCTACCAACTTCAAAATAATACTAACTCGAGAAATCAATTTCCGAAGCATCAAATAAATTACCAACCGCAGCCCGGTTACGATCCAAGAGAAAATCGTCCCAATCGGCAACAGGGACTTCCGAATTTTAGTAACCAGGACAATTTCAGTAATCGAAGGTCGAATTCCCCTAATCAACAAGGTTATCCTAGAAATAAtcaatatcgcgaaaatcGCTATCAAGGGAACAATCAATACCGCGGAAACATTTATCCCAGCAATAACTCGTACCGTGAAAGAACTTATTCAAGGGACCCTAGCCTGCAGAGGTCACAACCAAATTTCAGACAGGGAAACCAGCGTCCAAATCAGTACGACGATAATCAAATAATTAGACAAACGCGTTATACTCCGCAAACGAATTATCAGCCCTACAATTCGAACCGACCTGACGAATACCAGACAGAACAACCACGCGAACACTGTCGATATTGCAGAAACTACGGTCACTTAATCAGCGAATGCCCAATTAAACAGCGAAATGATAGATCAAATCAAATGCCGCGAGAAAATCGAGTCTCATTTTCGGGAAACGGGGAGAGCCTGCCGAACGACGGTGCGACCTCGGAGGCTCTCAAAATACCGAACCGCACCTTATCTATTATACAGGGCGTACCGATAGAAAACTAGTGACGTTGGCTACAAGCGATATGGaacaaataattatagatCCACCTCAAAATTCCGATGACAAATCAATCAATACGATCATAAATCCAGAAAGTATAATCCCCACGATCAAATTAGAAGCGAGCGAATTACAAAATCCGAGTACTTTCATGTTGGATACAGGCTCCGACTTGaacattataaaaaataactgtgTAAGgtcagaaattgaaataaacgaacaaaagaaatttaatcttaGCGGAATAGTCCCCGCGTGCGTAGAAACTATGGGAGAAGTTCCCATAAACGTAATAGGAACCGAAGCTCAATTCCATATAGTTCCGGAAAATTTACCAATCCCACAGGACGGAATAATAGGATCCCAGTTCTTCAACGAAAATCgagctcagataaattttgataaaggCACATTAGAATTCGGTAACGTACAAATCCCATTTCTAAACCGGCAGGAAAAAACGACTCCGTATAGAGCGCAGACTGGCAACTGCGACAAACTCGCGGAGACCGAACTAGGCACCGAGGTTTTACCGCTCCTGGATGTAGAATCTAACGGGTGTCTCGGTTATACAAAATCCGAATTAACGACGGAAATTTCCGAACCTCttaaaggaaaggaaaaggtCGAAAATCCGGAAGATGTTATCGTAATTCCATCGAGGACACGGCTTGGCATCCGTATCAATCTCGAAAAAACTGAGTTAACCGAAGGGTACGTACCCCTGATAGACGCAGGTGACAACGTCTACATAGGGAACGCGTTAGTGACAAACCGAGATGATAAAGCGTACCTTTATGCAATTAATACGTCAGACTCGGAAGTAAGACTGAGGATTCCACCGCAAACCCTGGAAGAAATAAGTGAAACAGAGGACTCCTTAAAATCAGATacccaaaattttaaaattaaaagtgaGAATGCAAAAGCAACCGTTAGTTATAAGAATATGCCCACGAAATATCAAATATGCCCCGACGAATGCATGAAATACGAcaataaatctatgaaaaataatgacgaatctGCGACAAATCTAAGTGAATacaatgaatctgtgaaaaacgataataaatctacgaaatattccaataaatccatgaaaaataatgacgaatctgcgataaatcaaaataaacccaatgaatctgtgagaaatgataataaatctacgaaatattccaataaatccgtgaaaaataacgaagaaTCTGCGATAAATCAACGTGAATCTaatgaatttgtgaaaaacgataataaatctacgaaatatttcaataaatccatgaaaaatgacgacgaatctgcgataaatcCAAGTGAATCCGATGAATCTatgaaagataataataaatccatgagaaataataatgaatctACGTTAATACAAAGTGAATCTaatgaatttgtgaaaaacgataataaatctacgaaatattccaatgaatccgtgaaaaataacgacgaaTCTACGATAAATCaaagtgaatccaatgaatccgtgagaaatgataataaatctacgaaatattccaataaatcgatgaaaaataatgacgaaaatgcgataaatcaaagtgaatccaatgaatctgtgaaaaatgatgataaacctacgaaaaattctaataaatccatgaaaaatgacgacgaatctgcgataaatccaagtgaatccaatgaatctgcgagaaacgataataaatctacgaaatat is a genomic window containing:
- the LOC107225382 gene encoding ralA-binding protein 1 isoform X3, producing the protein MDFESPDVEKDFPGLYASESGRKSNESDFSDDGHDRPSKKELLIGKRKDKKDKKDRGYATLEGESSPEEDIETKSPSKSKKSKTFKFPSKKEKREKSREKDGKEKETDKERERKKKDKDDKDTDKEKRKDKDKEKSKQKLKDRKKGKHWEETVDIGEEQPIFGVALQMAVERGRCHDGVELPLVVRNCIDYIEEYGMTVDGLYKVSAVKSKVQHLRKLYNQREVVDMSEFDPMVATSLLILFLRELPEPILENGEVVSRFEQAASLKEVALRETQLIDLISQLPKCNKTLLAWVILHLDHLTAHEKTTKMNAQSIAMTLSPVLQMSHRLLLALLLHCKALFANVELSKYIPPLASGSPNLPDTMDAIAAELAKQESLLSQIHMQMNAGFVTKLREEQLWEVQRLITQLKRKYKTVQKLEGSTHKSLEEDLKLGDEGNLDISLHKAKIVPEEDNSYIKADYQPLPMAVVAHKESCSQSMDESNDQCDTPEVNEKLVKARQISLDSDEELRERLIYGELLAMQESLGSRIAEERGEIKRLAELLTNKDFERSKPIAVPCTPEEVDRVAIIELVLENQMLEKKKATLVRTIIEENIACVELRAQFLIQQLSDQDCMLAAKKI
- the LOC107225382 gene encoding ralA-binding protein 1 isoform X5, producing MDFESPDVEKDFPGLYASESGRKSNESDFSDDGHDRPSKKELLIGKRKDKKDKKDRGYATLEGESSPEEDIETKSPSKSKKSKTFKFPSKKEKREKSREKDGKEKETDKERERKKKDKDDKDTDKEKRKDKDKEKSKQKLKDRKKGKHWEETVDIGEEQPIFGVALQMAVERGRCHDGVELPLVVRNCIDYIEEYGMTVDGLYKVSAVKSKVQHLRKLYNQREVVDMSEFDPMVATSLLILFLRELPEPILENGEVVSRFEQAASLKEVALRETQLIDLISQLPKCNKTLLAWVILHLDHLTAHEKTTKMNAQSIAMTLSPVLQMSHRLLLALLLHCKALFANVELSKYIPPLASGSPNLPDTMDAIAAELAKQESLLSQIHMQMNAGFVTKLREEQLWEVQRLITQLKISLDSDEELRERLIYGELLAMQESLGSRIAEERGEIKRLAELLTNKDFERSKPIAVPCTPEEVDRVAIIELVLENQMLEKKKATLVRTIIEENIACVELRAQFLIQQLSDQDCMLAAKKI
- the LOC107225382 gene encoding ralA-binding protein 1 isoform X1, which translates into the protein MDFESPDVEKDFPGLYASESGRKSNESDFSDDGHDRPSKKELLIGKRKDKKDKKDRGYATLEGESSPEEDIETKSPSKSKKSKTFKFPSKKEKREKSREKDGKEKETDKERERKKKDKDDKDTDKEKRKDKDKEKSKQKLKDRKKGKHWEETVDIGEEQPIFGVALQMAVERGRCHDGVELPLVVRNCIDYIEEYGMTVDGLYKVSAVKSKVQHLRKLYNQREVVDMSEFDPMVATSLLILFLRELPEPILENGEVVSRFEQAASLKEVALRETQLIDLISQLPKCNKTLLAWVILHLDHLTAHEKTTKMNAQSIAMTLSPVLQMSHRLLLALLLHCKALFANVELSKYIPPLASGSPNLPDTMDAIAAELAKQESLLSQIHMQMNAGFVTKLREEQLWEVQRLITQLKRKYKTVQKLEGSTHKSLEEDLKLGDEGNLDISLHKAKIVPEEDNSYIKADYQPLPMAVVAHKESCSQSMDESNDQCDTPEVNEKLGMLPASKHVSQTKCIQEKLDASANELTPDEVVNRNSGETLQILKARQISLDSDEELRERLIYGELLAMQESLGSRIAEERGEIKRLAELLTNKDFERSKPIAVPCTPEEVDRVAIIELVLENQMLEKKKATLVRTIIEENIACVELRAQFLIQQLSDQDCMLAAKKI